A single window of Vanessa tameamea isolate UH-Manoa-2023 chromosome 5, ilVanTame1 primary haplotype, whole genome shotgun sequence DNA harbors:
- the LOC113392504 gene encoding protein obstructor-E-like translates to MSVERCRVSLIALVASLAIASCAQVEDPCKTKSRVVADDKYCDKYWECDSGQAVQYDCPNGLVFAGKHRGVTEGCDYPWRSNYCEYPKVQINPPIGTEHCDWLYGIFGHETSCTRYWTCWNGTATEQLCIGGLLYNENAHSCDWPENVDGCQKHPLCNEDPNGNVPLGKSCNRYWQCQGGYPRLQRCPAMLVFDRRSLRCVVPPTEECDVPTTTPQPQEEEDVKQGQQNSKRTSNNEYQDGQGQGRQRNRN, encoded by the exons CTCTCGTAGCCAGTTTAGCAATCGCCTCCTGCGCGCAAGTAGAAGATCCATGCAAGACAAAATCCAGGGTTGTAGCCGACGACAAATACTGCGACAAATACTGGGAATGTGATAGCGGTCAGGCTGTCCAGTATGACTGCCCCAACGGCTTGGTATTCGCGGGAAAGCATCGAGGAGTCACCGAGGGCTGCGACTATCCTTGGAGATCGAATTATTGTGAATACCCCAAAGTACAAATAA ACCCACCAATTGGTACGGAGCACTGTGATTGGTTGTATGGAATCTTCGGACATGAGACCTCCTGCACAAGGTACTGGACCTGCTGGAACGGAACCGCTACAGAGCAGCTGTGTATCGGTGGTTTGTTGTACAATGAGAACGCCCACTCATGCGACTGGCCCGAAAACGTTGACGGCTGTCAAAAACATC CTCTCTGTAATGAAGACCCCAACGGCAATGTGCCTCTCGGCAAATCCTGCAACAGGTACTGGCAGTGTCAGGGTGGTTACCCTCGTCTCCAACGTTGCCCGGCTATGCTTGTGTTCGACAGACGCTCTCTAAGATGTGTCGTACCACCTACTGAGGAATGTGACGTGCCAACCACCACACCCCAACCACAGGAGGAGGAAGATGTCAAAcag GGACAACAAAATTCAAAGAGGACATCGAACAATGAATACCAAGACGGCCAGGGTCAAGGTCGCCAGAGAAACAGAAATTAA